From Watersipora subatra chromosome 8, tzWatSuba1.1, whole genome shotgun sequence, a single genomic window includes:
- the LOC137401897 gene encoding uncharacterized protein: MVRNYKRKTERGASKENIDAALKFWSEGATLDQTVDTYKISATTLKRHRKNAGEGYVRCKTVKMVFSEAMEQTLATHLKDLDSRFHGLTPVKCRELAYEYAINNRTEVKVPESWHTNKSAGKDWLAAFMKRHKLSIRTPEATSLARQSAFNRPAVNLFFDKLKEVTARFQILPQNIYNLDETGVTTVQNPGKVISVMGKKQVGATASQERGELVTMCCAVNAIGNSLPPFYIFPRVNMKQHFLNGAPASAKGVACKTGYMNSDIFTNEYLPFFISHAKPCSSEPTLLILDNHSSHISLQSIELCKEKHIILLTLPPHTSHRLQPLDRSVYGPLKRYLNSTMDEWQRSNPGRAITIYEMAQLSGVAFTKSVTNANIIAGFRATGIYPYNADIFDDSEFLPADVTDQPDPERHQPQPDAEPQPDARHQPDNEPQSDPEPHVEPQASTSTHPSPSSSNIHVGEPIPSTSAQTPIEQRRVSTSHITPEQLMPLPKAGIRQKKNTKRRKVASAILTDTPEKNRIAEHAAAKVSKQPAKRRKTAPIPESSDDDDILPIALTDSESGEDPFDPEQQQEDLGEITKGCYVLVKYPAGRKTIFYAGSVLDVKEDDRFEVNFLHKVSSSRQCAF; encoded by the exons ATGGTTAGGAATTATAAACGCAAGACAGAGAGAGGGGCCAGCAAAGAGAACATTGATGCTGCGCTCAAGTTTTGGAGTGAAGGGGCTACTTTAGACCAAACAGTAGATACTTATAAAATTTCAGCTACCACGCTTAAAAGACATCGAAAGAATGCTGGTGAGGGCTATGTCCGTTGTAAAACAGTGAAGATGGTGTTTAGCGAAGCCATGGAACAAACATTAGCTACACATCTTAAAGACCTAGACTCGCGATTCCATGGCTTAACACCTGTTAAGTGTCGTGAGTTAGCATATGAATATGCTATCAACAACAGAACCGAAGTAAAAGTACCTGAGAGCTGGCACACAAATAAGTCAGCTGGCAAAGATTGGCTTGCTGCTTTTATGAAGAGACACAAGTTATCAATAAGAACACCAGAGGCCACTTCGTTAGCCAGACAGTCAGCATTTAATAGGCCAGCAGTTAACCTGTTCTTCGACAAGCTCAAAGAAGTAACTGCTAG ATTCCAAATATTACCACAGAATATCTACAACCTAGACGAGACTGGTGTGACCACGGTTCAGAACCCTGGAAAAGTGATAAGTGTGATGGGAAAAAAGCAAGTAGGAGCTACTGCATCTCAGGAGCGTGGTGAACTGGTTACAATGTGTTGTGCTGTAAACGCTATCGGTAATTCTCTACCACCGTTCTACATTTTCCCAAGGGTGAATATGAAACAACACTTTCTAAATGGGGCTCCTGCAAGTGCAAAGGGAGTGGCTTGTAAAACTGGGTATATGAACAGCGATATATTTACAAATGAATACTTACCATTCTTCATTAGTCATGCAAAGCCATGCAGCAGCGAACCAACTCTGCTAATTCTTGACAATCACAGTTCACACATATCTCTTCAGTCAATCGAATTATGCAAAGAGAAGCATATCATCTTATTAACTCTCCCTCCTCACACTTCCCACAGACTTCAGCCCCTAGATCGTAGTGTATATGGTCCTCTGAAGCGTTACCTTAACTCAACTATGGATGAATGGCAGCGAAGTAATCCTGGGCGTGCTATAACCATATATGAAATGGCACAGCTATCAGGTGTAGCTTTTACAAAGAGTGTCACAAATGCTAACATTATAGCTGGGTTTCGCGCAACAGGCATATATCCCTACAATGCAGACATATTCGATGACAGTGAGTTTCTCCCTGCTGATGTGACCGACCAACCAGATCCTGAAAGACATCAACCACAACCGGATGCAGAGCCACAACCGGATGCTAGACATCAACCAGATAATGAGCCACAGTCTGATCCAGAGCCACATGTAGAGCCACAGGCTTCTACATCTACTCATCCCTCACCTTCTTccagtaatatacatgtaggtgaacCAATACCATCAACATCTGCACAAACACCAATAGAGCAGAGGCGAGTATCAACCTCGCATATAACTCCAGAGCAGCTTATGCCATTGCCTAAAGCTGGCATTCGCCAAAAAAAGAACACCAAAAGAAGGAAAGTAGCATCTGCTATTCTAACTGATACACCGGAAAAAAACAGAATTGCAGAGCATGCTGCAGCAAAAGTATCCAAACAACCTGCAAAGAGGAGAAAAACGGCACCCATTCCTGAATCCTCAGATGACGATGATATCTTGCCAATAGCATTAACGGACTCGGAGTCTGGAGAAGATCCGTTCGATCCTGAACAGCAACAGGAAGATCTGGGGGAAATTACCAAAGGCTGCTATGTGCTAGTAAAATATCCTGCTGGCAGGAAGACAATATTTTATGCCGGGTCTGTATTAGATGTTAAAGAGGATGACAGATTTGAAGTTAACTTTCTACACAAGGTCAGCAGCAGTAGACAATGTGCCTTTTAG